In one window of Ostrinia nubilalis chromosome 19, ilOstNubi1.1, whole genome shotgun sequence DNA:
- the LOC135081265 gene encoding protein FAM114A2-like gives MSKPDAFHERLQTATQDLGLKLQFQPLVKQYTDVLEWLETAEPLEKGIYKRAVSSLAQCTALAVLTYHKAAEMLLVKPRRSTADEADALTQMTVVLTKHVSELATLFTEKLNSINSENKEQINNYITNIFLEAGNSSTYIQNAFQLALPILQIGAV, from the exons ATGTCCAAGCCAGACGCCTTCCACGAGCGCCTGCAAACCGCCACGCAGGATTTGGGACTCAAGCTGCAATTCCAGCCGCTAGTTAA GCAGTACACAGACGTGCTAGAATGGCTCGAGACCGCAGAACCCTTAGAGAAAGGCATCTACAAGCGAGCTGTATCCAGCTTAGCTCAGTGCACAGCGCTGGCGGTGCTAACGTACCATAAAGCAGCAGAAATGCTGCTGGTCAAGCCGCGCCGCTCCACTGCTGACGAAGCCGATGCGCTAACACA AATGACAGTGGTGCTGACCAAACATGTGAGTGAACTGGCGACTCTCTTCACCGAGAAATTGAACTCTATCAATAGTGAAAACAAGGAACAAATCAACAACTACATCACCAATATATTTTTAGAG GCCGGCAACAGCTCTACGTATATTCAAAATGCATTCCAATTAGCACTACCCATTCTACAAATTGGCGCTgtatag